Proteins found in one Planococcus citri chromosome 2, ihPlaCitr1.1, whole genome shotgun sequence genomic segment:
- the LOC135837469 gene encoding uncharacterized protein LOC135837469 isoform X3 has product MHRFGFSTLLTAWTMFWIDESFGNYPYPLNITENTYTDGNYVITSVDIPAALFDVNILNPPDDGYFTVSNTLDRLSRAQICRKENLEKISTEVINMKLGESSFEELIYSGKLWSDKSGFIYYLFTFPEKVLLVTYPRRFGKSTIAQMVHLFARILDVSLPDEQQLEFLRSCYFKNSTIPIFEPNRKGPEPCTITDTINIVPSPLLSRETKFLENHMGQYPVIYMDFAPLKGKDDNQLREQMNDLISETFRQHAYLLDYFKSINDVLAETKFNYFLNAVNENENTLVGSIPFLAEKLSKYFHRKVLIIVDEYDTPFNVLLLPPYNYEGDKLGYWTNYYRNIMESWFKLKTHNYATKIFLTGIMRIQKISGLSDVNCISQKSILDKFNLNQFFGFSSDEVKTLLTLAGKPEYFAKHKELTKFSYKDLAKYYDGYHSMGSDANTLFTPHSVCSFLQFAELGPYWDGSGTIVPFVKLLRFENLLNTIGQLYETRPTPLSVDILDDIDEKGLMRIKEFVNNDSIETGFSDTDSNMVLGVLCQMGYITAVNDSFNAAKRTFLATIPNEEIRSTLFQRWYKNVVHPKMTNNIRNKTFVEDISAELNPYDEKKSSIKFQTDGLLAKIRSWITPIDKKIVESTVIEISKIYNSDNNIFLKTFLVCNIIIDVAKKVFLH; this is encoded by the coding sequence gATATTTTACAGTATCTAATACATTGGATCGCCTGTCACGTGCACAAATCTGCAGGAAAGAGaatctcgaaaaaatttctaCCGAAGTTATTAATATGAAGCTTGGCGAGTCTTCTTTCGAGGAACTGATTTATAGCGGTAAATTATGGTCCGATAAGTCGggttttatttattatttattcacgTTTCCTGAAAAAGTCTTGCTAGTCACTTACCCGAGACGTTTTGGTAAAAGCACTATTGCACAAATGGTCCATTTGTTCGCGCGAATTCTCGATGTGTCTTTACCAGACGAGCAACAGTTAGAATTTCTTCGATCTTGCTACTTCAAGAATAGTACAATTCCGATCTTCGAACCTAATCGTAAGGGTCCAGAACCGTGTACGATCACCGACACAATTAATATCGTGCCAAGTCCTCTGCTTAGCCGAGAAACAAAATTCCTTGAAAACCACATGGGACAATACCCTGTGATATATATGGATTTTGCCCCGTTGAAAGGGAAGGATGATAATCAGCTTCGTGAACAAATGAATGATTTGATCAGCGAAACGTTTCGACAACATGCCTATCTTCTCGATTATTTTAAATCTATCAACGATGTATTAGCCGAAAccaaattcaattattttctcaacGCTGTTAATGAAAACGAGAATACGTTGGTGGGTAGTATACCGTTTTTGGCGGAAAAGTTATCCAAGTATTTTCATCGTAAAGTGCTGATTATCGTTGATGAATACGATACCCCTTTTAATGTATTACTGTTACCACCATACAATTATGAAGGCGATAAACTTGGATATTGGACGAATTACTATAGAAACATCATGGAATCGTGGTTCAAGTTGAAAACGCATAATTACGCTACTAAAATATTTCTCACTGGTATCATGAGAATTCAAAAGATTTCCGGCCTCTCTGACGTCAATTGTATAAGTCAGAAAAGTATATTGGACAAATTTAATTTAAACCAGTTTTTCGGGTTTTCATCGGACGAAGTAAAAACTTTATTAACGTTGGCAGGGAAACCAGAATATTTTGCGAAACACAAGGAACTGACCAAATTCTCGTACAAAGATTTAGCTAAATATTATGACGGCTATCACAGTATGGGAAGCGACGCAAACACCTTATTTACGCCGCATTCTGTTTGTTCATTTCTCCAATTTGCAGAGTTAGGACCTTACTGGGATGGAAGTGGTACTATCGTTCCATTTGTAAAGTTATTACGCTTTGAAAACCTATTGAACACGATTGGCCAGTTATATGAAACTAGACCCACTCCTCTTTCAGTAGATATCTTGGACGATATTGATGAAAAAGGCCTTATGAGAATTAAGGAATTCGTTAATAACGACAGTATCGAAACTGGTTTTAGCGATACTGATTCGAATATGGTGCTAGGAGTGCTTTGTCAAATGGGATACATTACCgctgtgaatgattcgttcaacGCTGCCAAACGTACCTTTTTAGCTACAATTCCAAATGAAGAAATCCGAAGTACTCTATTCCAACGGTGGTATAAAAATGTCGTGCACCCTAAAATGACAAATAATATTCGAAATAAAACCTTCGTGGAAGATATTAGCGCAGAATTAAACCcttatgacgaaaaaaaatcgtcaataaaATTTCAGACAGACGGTTTGTTGGCTAAAATTAGATCATGGATTACCCCAATTGATAAAAAGATTGTAGAAAGTACTGTGATCGAAATaagtaaaatttacaattctgATAACAatatctttttgaaaacattcctTGTGTGCAACATCATAATTGATGtagcaaaaaaagtttttctacACTGA
- the LOC135837470 gene encoding carbonyl reductase [NADPH] 3-like, translating into MGYDPKFHLLDITDDQSIIKFNNYIFHKYGGLDVLINNAAIAFKVASTDPFAAQAKETIRVNYFGTRKVCDVMFPILRPHARVVHLSSILGHLLRIPSEALRKKLSADNLTIDHLDWLMLDFVRSAEQDKDVDLHWGASAYSVSKVGVSALARIQQREFLNDERVDIVVNSVHPGYVNTDMTSHIGHLTIEEGAVSSLYAALLPENITEPKGAYILQNKAIVDWTAPF; encoded by the exons ATGGGCTACGATCCAAAATTTCACCTACTTGACATCACTGATGACCAAAGCATTatcaaatttaataattatattttccacAAATACGGCGGATTAGACGTATTAATAAATAATGCTGCGATTGCTTTCAAA gtTGCATCCACTGACCCTTTTGCTGCGCAGGCGAAAGAAACAATTCGAGTGAATTATTTCGGTACCAGAAAAGTCTGCGATGTAATGTTTCCTATTCTCAGACCACATGCCAGAGTCGTGCACCTTTCTAGCATACTTGGACACTTGCTTAGAATACCATCTGAAgcattgaggaaaaaattatccGCTGACAATCTAACCATTGATCATTTAGATTGGCTGATGTTAGATTTTGTGAG GTCGGCTGAACAAGATAAAGACGTAGATCTACATTGGGGAGCAAGTGCTTATTCTGTATCAAAAGTAGGTGTTTCTGCTTTGGCGAGAATTCAACAAAGAGAATTTCTTAACGATGAACGTGTGGATATTGTTGTGAATTCGGTGCATCCTGGTTACGTTAATACTGATATGACTAGTCATATAGGACATTTGACTATTGAAGAAG GTGCTGTATCCTCTTTGTATGCTGCTCTTCTTCCGGAAAACATTACCGAACCGAAAGGAGCttatattttgcaaaataaagcTATCGTTGATTGGACTGCACCTTTTTAG